Part of the Sulfitobacter sp. S190 genome, GTTCAGCCCGGCTTTCACCGATGCAATCCTGCGGGGTGTTCAGCGTCTTCGCGCCGCCGGCAGGCTGGGTTTGTCGAACCGTTCCTAGCTTTTTGCTCGCGCAAGTGGCGCCGGAGCATTTTGCCAGACACCTTTGTGTATCATCTGCTCTGACCTTCACCCGATTGAATGACGTGCAGGGCTCGTCCCCGAAAGGGGAAAGCGGGCTTCTTGTCCTTTGGAATTCAAATCTTGAACCAAAGGATAGACGTTATGGCCAAGCCAACCCCCAACACTTGTCGCCCCAGAATCTCACGAGGCGACTTTACCAGTGTACTTGACGAGGTCGCTGCCGAGATTGAGCGAGGGCCACTGCGCAGCTCCGCCCTGGCCCGCATTATGCGAGAGGTCTTCGATGGCAGCGATGCCAGTGGTGCCTGGGATTGGCGTAAGGCCTATGACGTGATGCAAGCCGCAGCAGTCCAGCGACTTCTGAACTCGGAAACCACTGCGGACAGTTTCACAGCGGCAAAGCTTGTCGCTTCCCGGCTCCTGACCGAGACACGTCGTTCGGAACAGCAAATCCGGTTGCAGCAGTTCTCGACGCCACTGCACTATGCGGCACTGGTCATTCGGGCGGCAAGTATTCGCAAGGGTGAGACCGTTCTGGAGCCGTCTGCCGGGACCGGTGCGCTTGCAGCTTTCGCCGCCCGCGCAGGTGGCAAACTGATGCTCAACGAGATTGATCCGTTCCGTCGGGCACTTCTCGAGGTGGTGTTCGAGACCGAGGTGACGGACCATGACGGGGAACACATTGACGACCTTCTGCAAGCTGATACGCGTCCCGACGTCATCGCTATGAACCCACCTTTCGCGTCATCGGTCGATCGTTCCCGCGACAAACATATCGCCGCGAAGCATCTCATTGCGGCCGCCAAGCGCCTCGCACCGGGCGGGCGGCTCGTGGCCATTATGCCGACGGGCTTCTCCCCGCAGCGTGATGCGTCATATTGGGATCGGGCATGTAACCTCCTGACGCCGCGCCTCGCGCTAACTGTACCAGGACAGGTGTATCGCAAGCTCGGCACAAGCGTGGACACGCAATTATTGGTATTCGACAAAGTCCAGGATGACGGCGAGATGCTGTCCGCCGCAGTCGCGAGTCTGGATGATGCATTGCAGATCGTCGATCAGGTTTCAGTGACGCGCAGCGAGACAACCAATCCGCAAGCTTATGGAAGCGTGCCTTCCAGAAATCCGCGTGCTCAAGTCACCAGACCACCTGCTCGACTAACACCAAAATCGCCGCAGCCATCTGCGGGTCCAGCAAAGCGCGCCGTTCTACCGCTAGCGTTCTCTGCTCTGGACACGGCCCGCGAGAACGCCCCCATCTCCGACATCTACGCGAAGTATCGCCCGCAGCGGATCGATATTGTGGGCGCACAGGAACACCCAACGCCGCTCGTTGAAAGCATTGCTATGGCCTCGGTCGCACCACCAGTGCCGTCTCTCGAGGCCGCGAGCGAGTTGCTCTTGCCGGGTCGCCTCATCACGGAAGGCCATCTCTCTGAGGCGCAGCTTGAAACCATCATCATGGCAAACGACGGGCATGGTCGCGACCTGCACGGGTCGTTTACGATCAACGATGATCAGACGAGGATGCAGCGCGACGACGACGATCCCGACGCGCGCGCCTATCGCCTTGGATACTTTCTGGGCGACGGAACGGGGTGCGGCAAGGGCCGGGAGTGTGCCGGGCTCATCCTCGTCAATTGGCTGGCGGGTCGTAGGAAAGCGCTATGGATTTCCAAGTCAGCGACCTTGATCGAGGATGCGATCCGCGACTGGACCGATCTCGGCGGTTCGCCCGCTGATATCCAAGCAATTTCGAAGTGGAAACCAGACCAGCCCATCGCGATGGGGGACGGCATCCTATTTATCACCTACGCGACGCTGCGCTCTCAGGGCAAGTGCGGCACCACGCGGCTCAGCCAGATCCTCGCGTGGCTGGGAGAAGATTTCGACGGTGTCATGGCGTTCGACGAAGCCCACGCCATGCAGAACGCCGCCGGATCGGCAGAGGGCAGGGGGGTCATGCCCTCTCAACAGGGTCTGGCCGGTCTGCGCCTGCAGCTCGCGGCACCGCGCGCGCGGGTGCTTTATGTCTCAGCAACCGGTGCAACATCGGTGCACAACCTGGCCTACGCGTCTCGTCTCGGACTTTGGGGCCAAGGCCCTGAATATCCTTTCCCAAGCCGAGAAAGCTTTGTCTCAGCCATGGAAGCAGGTGGTGTCGCCGCGATGGAGGTTGTGGCACGCGATCTGAAAACCCTCGGTCTCTACACGGCGCGGGCGCTCAGTTTCGATGGCGTGGAATACGATGTGCTCGAACACGCGCTCACCTCGGCGCAGACAGAGATTTATGATGCCTATGCCGGTGCCTTCCGCAAGATTCATCAGAACCTCGAAGCGGCCCTCACCGCGACGGGCGTCAATGACGCCTCTGGCGAAACCAATGTGTCGGCCGCCAAGGCCTCCGCCAAGTCCCGCTTCGAGAGCACGAAGCAGCGCTTCTTCAATCATCTCCTGATGGGGATGAAAGCTACCACGATCATTCGTGCCGTCGAGAACGACGTATCAGCAGGATATGCCTGTGTCGTGCAGGTGGTCTCCACGGGAGAGAGCCTCTTGAAACGACGTTTGGAGGCGATGGACCCCGAAGATGAGTTGGTCGAAGGGGCCCTGACGCCGCGGGACTATGTGCTCAGCTATCTCGAACAGGCGTTTCCAATCCACACGCAAAAGCTGGTCGAGATCGACGGCAATATGGTGGCCGAGCCGCTCCGCGATGACACTGGCGCGCTGGTCGTCTCACGCGAGGCGCTTGGCTTACGCGATGCGGCCATGACGGAGTTGATGACGCTGGCGCCGATCCCCTCTGCGCTCGACCAGATCCTCTGGGCTTTTGGCGACGAGGCCGTCGCAGAGGTCACGGGGCGGTCTATCCGCCCTTTGAAGGCCGAGGATGGTCATCTTTTCATCGAGAAGCGCTCCGCCAGCAGCAATTCATCCGAGACCCAAGCCTTCATGGACGGCGAAAAGGATATCCTGATCTTCTCCGATGCAGGCGGCACGGGACGCTCCTAT contains:
- a CDS encoding strawberry notch-like NTP hydrolase domain-containing protein gives rise to the protein MAKPTPNTCRPRISRGDFTSVLDEVAAEIERGPLRSSALARIMREVFDGSDASGAWDWRKAYDVMQAAAVQRLLNSETTADSFTAAKLVASRLLTETRRSEQQIRLQQFSTPLHYAALVIRAASIRKGETVLEPSAGTGALAAFAARAGGKLMLNEIDPFRRALLEVVFETEVTDHDGEHIDDLLQADTRPDVIAMNPPFASSVDRSRDKHIAAKHLIAAAKRLAPGGRLVAIMPTGFSPQRDASYWDRACNLLTPRLALTVPGQVYRKLGTSVDTQLLVFDKVQDDGEMLSAAVASLDDALQIVDQVSVTRSETTNPQAYGSVPSRNPRAQVTRPPARLTPKSPQPSAGPAKRAVLPLAFSALDTARENAPISDIYAKYRPQRIDIVGAQEHPTPLVESIAMASVAPPVPSLEAASELLLPGRLITEGHLSEAQLETIIMANDGHGRDLHGSFTINDDQTRMQRDDDDPDARAYRLGYFLGDGTGCGKGRECAGLILVNWLAGRRKALWISKSATLIEDAIRDWTDLGGSPADIQAISKWKPDQPIAMGDGILFITYATLRSQGKCGTTRLSQILAWLGEDFDGVMAFDEAHAMQNAAGSAEGRGVMPSQQGLAGLRLQLAAPRARVLYVSATGATSVHNLAYASRLGLWGQGPEYPFPSRESFVSAMEAGGVAAMEVVARDLKTLGLYTARALSFDGVEYDVLEHALTSAQTEIYDAYAGAFRKIHQNLEAALTATGVNDASGETNVSAAKASAKSRFESTKQRFFNHLLMGMKATTIIRAVENDVSAGYACVVQVVSTGESLLKRRLEAMDPEDELVEGALTPRDYVLSYLEQAFPIHTQKLVEIDGNMVAEPLRDDTGALVVSREALGLRDAAMTELMTLAPIPSALDQILWAFGDEAVAEVTGRSIRPLKAEDGHLFIEKRSASSNSSETQAFMDGEKDILIFSDAGGTGRSYHAAQTAKNQKRRRHYLLEPGWRADAAIQGLGRTHRSAQVSAPFFRVCTSDVHGEKRFTSTISKRLDQLGALTKGQRETGSQGMFRDEDNLESPIARAALRGYYADLAAGRAEAMSYDDFTDWTALRLIDKDGVLLEELPPIQRFLNRVLALPIHMQNALFAEFMRRIADQTERARAAGTLDLGVETLRGEAIQQTSVEDLWTCPQSGAVTRIVGLEVTDPVYIQSAADALARNSNRLPMVNRASGRAGLISSRPMQMYDEDIVTLMRKVTRPTGKTYLDESAFEKSAWENIDREEFARLWTAEADRLPRTTTTKLYLLTGLLLPIWKDIPSGNERIYRVTPDGCASMIGRTVSEEGAAALRARFLIGTPQTPSEMVAAALGTTATVDLGRGLTLTRRRVAGEVRLEINGADKSAIEALKAEGCFTEIIAFQLRVFVPHGDGVDTEAILARITGARDGDARTAA